A single region of the Halobacterium wangiae genome encodes:
- a CDS encoding DUF7550 family protein, translated as MTADHDDGTTHGDAPGTAHDPDAHEGGEADQRVTSPMQQYSMGKAGVGFLVLLVGLAVAYVLPTLV; from the coding sequence ATGACCGCAGACCACGACGACGGAACGACGCACGGCGACGCCCCGGGGACGGCCCACGACCCCGACGCGCACGAGGGTGGCGAGGCCGACCAGCGCGTCACGTCACCGATGCAGCAGTACTCGATGGGGAAGGCGGGCGTCGGCTTCCTCGTCCTGCTCGTCGGCCTCGCGGTGGCCTACGTCCTCCCGACGCTGGTCTAG